From Cheilinus undulatus linkage group 17, ASM1832078v1, whole genome shotgun sequence, one genomic window encodes:
- the gtf3c4 gene encoding general transcription factor 3C polypeptide 4 — protein sequence MAAASPSDSVNSLPRNVVIKTEPETEDDLPTPVEEVPLKRDPVVPLSSPVSGQQPLSWSQDHRLAVCTTSSLSVMELVCDVHSNKQDLVLHRTSIPVPTDVYKLRVGPAAELAEAIEKFSDHPDPAVRQEFVADRVINPSVGVHKGIKYASWSPLGCDSSGRCLLACLSLENRLTIHNSHKRLEWNMLVDLSKKYSERLKERGYAKKDNKPPEANLLDLDELRRRFSMQTPLRMEWSSVYTMKQVQPNNTCLDVEMVLLAVLMENGDLVLWKFVLPFLNGADVMFYDIIESGVARPSDLAWWEYESAGRRMSGLIIGSEVGPVKIMPVSLTGVKGYFTLRHPVILWKECDEIAVENIKCVPMIHPIQKSSCSLIVASRGCYVFWCLLMISPAGLNVHNSHVAGLHSLPVISLAVSQHGVAVYTCSMDGQIKKLTPTFTENTLIFRQEDMLQPENLAGRRIHGITVSLNGAYIAVITTQGMVGSFHPINRTYQVHFVALKTPEKAGALLLKSPTQSLYKMADLLDLVRWQILKNKCIPESLQEEIDQRIQEQDSLYFWRLKLFLVRVLYQSLQKPQTDHRWKPSYDQSKVLLRDEAEEEESGEEDGEDATREESEPGEVKQEKEVNLEQQMVEVQAWISAVETHLMRENIKKVLGVVYLNTLITQNTSIPTCGLMEYLSKDANDRDSEVLIGHIKKKMNKQSFPERCSLCQAVLPFSDHKQAICQNGHMWLRCVLSYRACQTLTFRRCLLLDTIARLPEPEDPEWIKKLLQAPCALCDSPMI from the exons ATGGCGGCTGCCAGTCCGTCTGATTCAGTGAATTCACTACCGAGAAACGTTGTTATCAAGACCGAGCCAGAAACCGAGGATGATCTACCGACTCCCGTGGAGGAAGTCCCGCTCAAACGGGACCCCGTCGTCCCGCTATCGTCTCCGGTCAGCGGGCAGCAGCCTCTCTCCTGGTCGCAGGATCACCGCCTGGCTGTTTGTACCACCAGCTCTCTGTCTGTTATGGAGCTGGTGTGTGATGTTCACAGCAACAAACAAGACCTCGTGCTGCACAGGACCTCAATCCCAGTCCCCACCGATGTGTACAAACTTCGG GTTGGACCAGCAGCAGAGCTAGCCGAAGCAATAGAGAAGTTCTCTGATCATCCGGACCCGGCAGTAAGgcaagaatttgtggctgacaGAGTGATAAACCCGTCAGTAGGAGTTCACAAAGGAATAAAATATGCCAGTTGGTCCCCATTAGGATGTGACTCCAGTGGGCGCTGCCTCCTCGCCTGCCTTTCTCTTGAAAACAGACTTACCATTCACAACAGCCACAAACGTCTGGAGTGGAACATGCTAGTCGATCTCTCCAAAAAGTACAGTGAGAGACTAAAGGAGCGAGGCTATGCCAAAAAAGACAACAAGCCTCCAGAGGCGAACCTGCTGGATTTAGACGAGCTGCGGCGGCGCTTCAGTATGCAGACTCCTCTGAGGATGGAGTGGTCGAGTGTTTACACAATGAAACAGGTTCAGCCGAACAACACATGCTTAGACGTTGAGATGGTTCTTCTGGCTGTCTTAATGGAAAATGGCGACCTTGTTTTGTGGAAGTTTGTGTTGCCGTTTTTAAATGGAGCAGATGTCATGTTTTATGACATTATCGAGTCAGGAGTGGCGAGACCCAGTGACTTGGCGTGGTGGGAGTATGAGAGTGCAGGTCGTCGAATGAGCGGCCTGATCATCGGCAGCGAGGTGGGACCAGTAAAGATCATGCCGGTCAGCCTTACAGGAGTGAAGGGCTACTTCACCCTCCGCCACCCGGTCATTCTGTGGAAGGAGTGCGACGAGATCGCCGTTGAAAACATCAAATGTGTCCCGATGATCCACCCCATCCAAAAGTCAAGCTGTAGCCTCATCGTGGCCTCACGCGGCTGCTACGTCTTTTGGTGTTTGCTCATGATTTCACCAGCTGGACTAAATGTGCACAACTCTCATGTTGCAGGGCTACACTCACTCCCTGTGATCTCACTAGCGGTGAGTCAACATGGCGTCGCTGTTTACACGTGTTCCATGGACGGACAGATAAAAAAGCTGACGCCAACATTTACAGAGAACACTTTAATTTTCAGACAGGAAGACatgctgcagcctgagaacCTAGCAGGGAGGAGAATACATGGGATAACAGTAAGCCTTAACGGAGCGTACATTGCAGTCATCACTACACAAGGAATGGTTGGCAGTTTTCATCCAATAAACAGGACATACCAGGTTCACTTTGTGGCCCTGAAAACACCAGAAAAGGCAGGAGCACTGCTGCTTAAATCTCCCACACAGAGCTTGTACAAAATGGCTGACTTGCTTGATCTAGTGAGGTGGCAAATTCTTAAAAACAAATGCATCCCCGAGTCATTGCAGGAGGAAATCGATCAGAGGATTCAGGAACAAGACTCTCTTTACTTTTGGCGATTGAAGCTCTTTTTGGTGCGGGTACTTTACCAGTCACTGCAGAAGCCTCAAACAGATCACCGCTGGAAACCCTCATATGACCAGAGTAAAGTGCTTCTGAGGGACGAGGCGGAGGAAGAGGAGTCGGGGGAAGAGGATGGAGAAGATGCTACACGAGAGGAAAGCGAGCCAGGGGAGGTGAAACAAGAGAAGGAGGTCAATCTGGAACAGCAGATGGTGGAGGTTCAGGCATGGATCAGCGCTGTGGAGACACACTTGATGAGAGAAAACATAAAGAAGGTGCTGGGGGTGGTGTACCTTAACACTTTAATCACTCAGAACACCAGCATACCCACCTGTGGTCTGATGGAGTATCTCTCAAAGGATGCCAATGACAGAGATTCAGAG GTGCTGATTGGCCACATTAAGAAGAAGATGAACAAGCAGTCGTTCCCAGAGCGCTGCAGTCTGTGTCAGGCTGTGCTGCCCTTCTCAGACCACAAACAAGCAATCTGTCAAAATGGTCACATGTGGCTCAG GTGTGTGTTGTCATACAGAGCCTGCCAGACGCTGACGTTCAGACGTTGCCTCCTGCTGGATACCATCGCCAGACTGCCAGAGCCTGAGG ATCCAGAGTGGATAAAGAAGCTCCTCCAGGCTCCCTGCGCTCTCTGTGACTCACCGATGATCTAA